From the genome of Ammospiza caudacuta isolate bAmmCau1 chromosome 12, bAmmCau1.pri, whole genome shotgun sequence:
TTATCACAAAGCCAGTTTATTCCCAAAGAGCGGAGCCAGGAATCAAAGCCTGATCATGGAagatgccaaaaaaaaaaagctgagcaAAGTTGAGTTACAATTTTATCccaaaaataccttttttcaCCCTAAattctgcccttccctgctaACATGCTAGGAGGAGGGATCTGTGTATCAGTACAATGACAGACATTGATGTCAGCAGTATTACTAAAAGTGTAACCTAGAACTAAATGATTGAGAGGTGTTTTCAGTAACTGAGATCTGAGTGTCCTTTACTCAACCTTATCATTCTGTTTAGATACAGAGTGGAAATCAGAAGTTGTGAACAGCAGAAACTTTGATCGAGAAATTGGACACAAAAACCCGAGGTGAGGCACCATCTGGCACAGTCCCCCTGAACTCTGTCACTGGATCTGAGCAACTATGAAAACTAAATGACTGATTTCATAACAGAATACAGTAAATGGAAACTGCTGCTCTTTTGGTAGTTGGGAGAATGAAGGCATAAAGAACTTAGAGCAGCTCCAAGAGTGATGCCTTAACTTGTTTTTATGGCTCCAGCAGTATACAGTCTAGACAGTCTCTTGATGGATTTGTTTTCACATCATGACAGTCATTTAGCTCTTTGAGTTTCTCCTGATATTTGCCCCAGTACCTTTTCTGTTCTATATATTACATACTGCAAATCAAGAGTTTGATCATAATTCTGGGACTAATCAGGGACTCTCTCTGTTCCTCAGTGCCATGGCTGTGGAGTCTTTCACTGCTGTTTCTCCTAACGTCCAGGTTGGCAGCTTTGTTCTTTCCAAGGGTAAGGGTTGTTTTGTACTGGCTTTGTGTCTGCTGTTGCATCAGCAGTGGACTTTGGTTCTTTCCACAATAGCTGTCATGTCAAGTGATAATCAGGAAGCCAGCCAGCAAATTGGCCATTCCAGGTTAGACACTGGGCCTCAGCTTGGTGCTTTGTTCTGCTTAGGTCTCGTGGATAGAATTGATGATTTCAAGCAGCTGAGCTTGTCACACCTGGAGGATCCCCATGCTGATGTTACCCgaagagaaaattatttctatcaCAGTGACAACCCCAGGCGTCCAGAGGTAAGATGGGAAAGATAAACTAAAGCAGTGATTACCTGTGTGTGAAAAAGAAATTGGGGCATGTCTTATTTCTGTTGAAATGTACAGAAAATGGAGTGCAGACCATCACATAGGATGACTCCCTTAGTGCAGCCCTAGGGAATGAGTGCTTCTCTTGCAGAAAGCTTCCAGTTCACTTCTTTATACTCTGTTTTCATGAGTCTGCTGTGCTTTTAGGGATGGTGCTGGGAGGTGGGTTCCACCTCAGCCTTGCTGGATTGAGGAGTACAAACAGCTTGTTGtcacattgtgctgcctgccCTGTTTTGCCAAAAGATGGAATGATGAGGGATGAACAAAGCATATCATGTGTTCCTGCAGCTTAATCAGAGGGGATATTACAAAACAACATTTCAGCTCTCATGTTTCAGTGGCCAGCTAGCCCTGAAAAAAGGACAGCTTGGAAATCATTCTGGCTATCTCTTGCTTGACATAAATGTTCAGAAAAAGTGTTGATAAATAAAGGATGTTCCTGTGCTCAGTTGTCTTTCCTGTGATTCCCCTTTGTAAAACAATCTTTCTTGACTTCTAATCTTCTCTTGTTTGTAGGTGGGAGACCTTCGTGTCTCTTTCTTCTATGCAGGTCTGAGTGAAGATGATCCCCATTTGGGCTCTGCTGACAGGGTGAGTCTTCAGctgtttctgtattttgcaaCTCTGTTCCCGCCTCAGAAACcagtaaatatttttccctctctgccaaGGTGACTGTGATTGCTCGGCAGCGAGGTGATCAGCTGGTTCCATATCATACCAAGTCTGGAGATGTTCTGGAGATTCTGTACCCTGGGGACCTCTCTGTGGAGGTGAGATACCACATTCTTCTAGTGAGGGGTTAAAACTTGAGGTGGTagtgcagaagcagcagaagatgAAGCTCTTACTCTCCTTCAGACCTGCTCCAGAGGAGGAGATACTCATATAAACGttggcttttctctctctttcttggACAACTGGTTGTAGCCTGTGtttgcttccaggtttctgCACATTCTGGCTGTTTTCTTGAAGGATTGTTTCTGTGCCCtctcattttgtttttatttgctcCTTGATTGTTTCCCACTTACACATGCAAGCACATGCTTTTGAACAGGTCACAtgtaaaaatagtaaaaatcaGGGTTTAGTTAAATAAACCATTAGAGTTATTCTCTCTTCAGCTCCTAATAACAGGAGTTTAGGCTTGTTTGAAATGTTTATTACTGTTCTGGCTGAGAAAGAACCTTCAGGCAGAGCATTATGCTTCAATAAATCCTGCATGCTTCAGCAATTTGGTGATTCATTTACTTCTTTTAGTAGGTTTGTTTCCGTTAATGATTGTTCCATGCcctgctgcaaagaaaaacagatgtCAGGAGTTTACAGGTGCTCCCAAAAGCAGTTAGAAAACCTTTGTTCTGACTTGAAAGAGTAGCAGCAGAATCAACCTTCTGCTGTAAGCTCCAAATCTTCATTAGACAGAATTCTGTTTCATTGAAAATGAACTGGttacaaataaataatacattGAATACTTGCATGTGCAAATAGTCAGTCAGTCTTACACATCTCTTACCATTTAGTGCTTTCTAATGTCCCAGCCATCTTCATGTGAACATTTTGTTGAGCCAGAGGGTCACAGAGCCCATCTTGAAAAGAATCTTAATCAGAATTTGTGCAAAGAGATGTTTTACTTTGCCTCATAAAATGCACACATACCTTTTAGGTTTCTTCCCTGTATCCAGCTTGCTCTCTTTCACACCTTTCCCTCAGCCATCAGTGGATATTATtgcctcttctctcttccttcaGAGTGAAGTCAGACTCTTCCTTCCTTATGACAGTTACTTATTAGTGTCTTATTTTCCACAGGAAGGAGAATGTGTCCAATTTCAGCAATTTCAACTGGGTGCTTTCTGCCTGTGTTGAATGGTGCTTTTTAGGTTGTTTTAATTATGAGAAGTGCCAGTTTCCCCCATGCTGCACTGTTCAGTCTATTGCAGTGTACTGCCATACTGCACAGACCTTGCAGAATGAGCTGCAATGTATTTTCTGCAAGAGAAATTGTACTCCTAAAATGCTCTTAGCTCTGCATGGCTCATAATGTACTGGAATTAAGAGGATCttgaaaaagaacaagaaatagGCTGCATGTGGTGGTGTTTGCTTTCAGGAGGTGTttcagaaggagcaggagggtaACACCATGAAGACCTGGGCCCTCCGTGCAGCTGGCTGGCTCTCAATGTTTGTGGGCATCAGCCTGATGACCAGGATCTTTTACACATTAGGTAAGTTTTTCACAGACTGGTAAAATGATCTAGGAACAAGATCATGGCCTCTAGGGAGTTAATTCATTTGGAGATCAGGAGAAATCTGTTTTGAACTCAGATTTTATTTGATCTGAAAAGTCACTGCAGGTAAACAGGACCACAAAACCAAGTGGATGCTTTGTGAACATTaccaaaaccccacacaaaTAACTTTTACCAGTCTCAGAAGATCCCAGCCCAGTACttaccaaaataaaaagctaagGCATGTGTTGGGCTGATTCTTTCAAATCTAACTCAAGGTGCTGCAGTACAAATACTTTCTGCACCCACACACAACTGGTCTCCCCAACAAGTCCTAATCAGCAGTtgtattgaaatatttttttgtgtctGGTTATTCTACACTATTgtaaacaaacagcaaaaaaagttTTTGTTTATTCTTTCAATATAGAAAATGCTGGAGTAAAACCAGAAGAACAATGCCTCAAACTTGCATAAACTTCAGACATCAAAGATATCATTCACTTTGTAGATgtgaacctttttttttttctgatttatttatcCATATACATGCTGCTCCAAAATTTATTATTGCCAGAAAGGAATTCTTGTGCTAGCAGCTTGTACCATTTGCTCTAGACTTGCTCTATAGCTGCAGCGTTGTCTGTCTCCTCTGCCTCTCAAGCCTTGGACAAATCTTCAGACTTCATTTTGGATTACTTCCTGTGTGAAGAGATGAGGATAGCATTGCCTTATATGTTTAGCTGTTGCTTAATGATCAAGTGTCTTGATGATGCTCTGCTGAAGTGCCTAATCCAGTGCTCTGGATAAATAATTTGAGTCTGTCTTGTGATTGCAGCTGTTAGGGTGCACATCCTAGGCATGAATCAGACTTCTTCTTAAACTCATCTTGCCAACTGCTGCATGCCATGTTTCATTCTCCCTGCAGTGGACTGGTTTCCTGTGGTGAGGGAGCTGGTGAGCGTTGGCCTGAAGGTGTTTGCAGTGTGTGTGGCCAGCTCGCTGTCCCTGCTGACCATCTCCGTGGGCTGGCTCTTCTACCGCCCACTCTGGGCCCTGCTCCTgatgctgctctctgctgtccccatcctggtGGCCAGGACCCGTGTTCTGCCCAAGAAGCAGCAGTGACAAGGAAGTGCTCTGGTCTTGAGCTGAGTCCTGGTTAGAACCTTCCCAAGTGCATTTCTGCCCGGTTCCTGCAGCAAGCTTACAGCGAATCACAGCTCAGCAGCGAGCACTgaaagctggggagggggcttgggTGGGATTATTGGTACATGTTATCCACAGGACTATAGGATGCTGTTTGTGGGAAGTCAGTGACACCAGCTTTGCggaaaaaagcattttaggTGTGGGTATTGATGGTAAGTTAGTGAACAAGCAGATTTATACCTCTTACTGCTTAGTAATTCCCCCTGATTTGAGAACTGGCAAGTCCTTGCTGGGTGGGGCACCTTGTGTGTTTGGGAGAAAGTGCCAGCTGCATCCCATGGACTCTGGTTACATGTCCTTGGGAAATGCATGTGCCTGCCTGCCTCTGACAAACCctccctctgctgcctttcctggTTTGCACAGTCAGGAACACTCCTTTGGCTGGTGTGTTTGACAGTGCACGTGTTCAAAGGGAAAACATAGCTTAGGTGAATTTCACAGAATACTCATGTAAACTCTGCTTTTGGACTGAGGATTTTCAAAGTCATTGATGCAATGAGTGGCCAGGTTAGCAGTGCTCTGAGGTTGGGCAGATTTATCAGGACACATTGATTTCCCCCATGTTTTAAGTGTCTGAACTTGGTTAAGCATCCAAAATTATAGCCTGGACTATATCAGAACAGTTTCAAAAATTTCACTTCAAATTGCACTTAAAGGGGTACTCACAGGTCATTCACATGTAAATAAAAAACCTACTGCCTTGGAACAACATTGACTTTTATAACTGAATGTGTAGTCTAAAatagttggggtttttttttgctgtgtatACTGTTCCTTTCTTTAATTTCACTTAGTAAGGACAATGAACATACTCTGGGAAATTAAGTAATGGAAACATTTTTGTCTTATTAGTTTTCATAGATTTTAGTAGCCTAAATTGGTAGTTTTGTATCTTGTTAGAGGAATGCCTTGTAGTGTTGTGATGGCTCATGTTTATCTGCTGTAACCAGTACTTGAGGTTAGAGACACCCTAAAGTCTCTCCAGCAAACTAGAGTCTGGCTTCCAGATGGAGCCCCCTACACTACTGTTTTGGAGTTTTTGTAAATATACGCAGTTCAGtacaaaaataatgttttctatTATGACATCTACTTATGACCATCAGAGGAGTGTTCTCTGTACCAAAGGAATTTGACTTGAACATACACAGAAGTAAACATTTGCCAGAAATGATATTGAAATAGAAATCTGAGTTAGAAATCATAAATGTTTTGAGAATTTGTAATGACTTTTTTAGTCCTAATTACTTTCATTCTTTTGGTATTTGAATAGTCAGTTTGGTCTCACAGCTCTGTCTTGGTAAAACGAGCAGGGAGTGAAAGGGCAGGTGCAGGAGCTGGCCTGGTGCATGCCTGGTGTGTGGCAGTGGTGCTGCACAGCCTTCCTGCTGCTCAGAACACCTGCTCATGCTCCAGCAGTCAGGAACTGTGCTCCACAGGGGAGAGAAACTCTTCTTGAACTGCTGCTGTTCTGCCCATGATGCAGAATACTGACCAGCATTACTTATTGGAAATGAAGAGACAATTTTCTACTGAAGTGCTGAGCTTTtgtatatttaataaaatactgttttccaAAGGTTGGTCTGTAGGCTTTTTTACTAAATTCAAGTATTGCATGTTTTATATCCAGGAATAATGTAATGTCCAGGTAGTTTGTAGCTTCCACAAGAACTAGTTTCCTattgttgggttttattttcctgcagatATTTCTGGTTTGGGAAGCTGCTCTCTGGTCTGTGTACTGCTGCCAGCCTGACATGGATTTATTCCCCATTACTGACCAAAGAAGTCAAGTCACTTCCTTGCCTCTCTAAGATAATTGGAAAAATATAATGGTTCAACCTGACTGTTACAGCCCCTTGTATTTTAAGGAAACTGGGAGTTACCTGTGTATTCCAAAAACAGACAACATACTATTTTTTCCAAACTTTATTTTGTTCTACAAATACAGTacaaaaatagattttcttCTGAACATAGTTACATGAAAGCCATTTTCTTACATCTCCTACTCTGTGACAATGtctaaattattttcccctccatttttGAAGAGACTGTGTCAGTGGTCTTTAGATACATACTGCCAAAGACAGATCAGTATTTCTACTACAAAAGTGCAATAAAAGCTTATGTAGATTTAATATTCCTCTCTCAACAGATTTTTAATGCTATGGTACTGGATCACAAGAATTCTGTGGTTCTAGTGAATTTTGTTCCATCAGTGAGATTCAGCCAGTTTTATGTGTTTTGCTCCAGAAAAGGATCTTGATAAGCAACAGAAgcaaacatatatatattcaaattGCTTAAGAAGACATATTGAAGCCTAAGCTGGTAATAAGGACAGGGCTTCTCCCTTCCACAGCACAAGATTTCTGAGAGCAAATAAAGATGGCAGGCTCAAAAGCCAAACTTACATTACAAAATGCAAGTACTCTTTAGAAAATACTAATTCTTCCATATTCTGATTTTCGGGGTTTGTTTTAGACCTCAAAGGAAGTGTTTCCCCCTTGAGACAGGCCAGAACTCTACCTCACCACTGATTTGGGTAAGCTATGGATCAAAGCAGGATCAGCATTCCTTTGGCCACCTCTCTGCAGACATAAAAAGCAGCTGGATGCTTCAGTTCTGAgcaagcaggaaaaataaaaacaagaaaaatgggaaatgagaCTGTTGATGACAGGAGTGCCTCAGGAAACTCAACTATTAGTGCTGAGTGATACAAAAGAGAGccaaaaccccaacaaagcAAAGTGATCTTGGGAGGTGCAAGGTCCAAGGACAAAAGGAAGAATCTGATACCCAAGTGATACCTGTGATCTCAAAGGAAACTGGACACTGAATTAGGTTGGTCCCTGCCTGCTCAGAAATACAAGTGCAGAGGAAGAGCCCAAGGCCCTAACTGGTTAAGGATACTTTTATAATGACTATGTTTCCTGCACCTGAGAACACCAAAGAAAAGCTTGTGATCACAATTTCTCAAAAGGGAACAACtgagctgcttctcctctcttttctcgcttgctctttttggtttttatctcTTCTTGTTTCTCCAGCTGGCGGTTCTGGGGCCAATACATGGCTGTGTTCCCCACTGTGCTCTCTGAGCTCGGAGCTCCTTCTTCATCAGAGGAGAATCCCCCTCCTTTCTCTGTCTCAGGTGCTGATGGCTCAGTCTGGAAAAAATAGGTGTGAAAATCAGAAAGTCACTCTAAAAATCACTTGTAACTGCCCCTTTCTAAAAGGGCTTGTCTTCGGTCACAGTGACAATGAGTGACCTTACAGAAGTTGCTTGCTCTGGTTTGAGCTTTCCACCAAAAGTGCTTATATTTCTCAACACCAAACATGCTTGCAACACAAGCATTTTTGACAACAGAAGCATAAAACCACCTGTTTTAAAAAGATCAGGCTTTTCATCTTCttgcaaaaaaatttaagaacTAAAACATCTAACTAAAAGAAAAAGTGCCCTACTCTCCATCTGTTAGCTACATGCTAAGCTTAGAGGAATAAATCTAGGAAGATGCatgacaaaacagaaaacagtaataaaattaaaagcattcATTCCTTTTTAAACAGTAACAAATCTTTGATGAACATGACCACACTGAACTTCTGGCCTAGGGTTTTTGACTAGCTGAAGACTTGAGCAACTACAGTCTGGAAATTTTATTCTACAGTTAAAATAACctgtagaaaaagaaattactaaTAGAAATGCAGGATACCTTGATGGAGTAGCGTTGCTTCAATCTCTCTCTGATGAGAAGTCCTTTTGTCAGCAGCTTCCAATTACCCAGAGCTCTTTTCTCACGTTTCTGTGGGGGATTGTtatgggaaagggaaaaatttaCTACTGTGAGTTTCAATGTATCTATGCACACAGAATAGGAAAGCTTTAGGATTTTTAAACGGTCATCAAAAAAGCCTCGTGCTTGTTACTTACACAGCCCACTCTGTTTGCCCACTTTCAGTGAAATTTACTTTGTAAATGTAACAGTAAGGAAGCTGCAAAAATAATTctcacctccttctccttcttttctatttctgcttGTTCATTCTCCCAGGCAGCAACAAGGACCTCTTTATACTCCTCACACACCACATAGCCATCAGTACTAGGAAGGAGAACACAATCCTCTGTCAGCTGTAAGAAGGCAAAAGAAAGGGAGCAAATGTCTGCTGACCCAGCCCAA
Proteins encoded in this window:
- the TMEM43 gene encoding transmembrane protein 43 isoform X2, which codes for MSRNFSDPGSSRKEHVKVTSEPKPGFLERLSETSGGMLIGLVTFLLAFYVLFTNEGRALRTARSLDEGLSLVVPLDSIHSISQQNEGRLVHLAGALSTSKPLFDPSYGLSIQAVKLKRNVEMYQWVEYEDSKEYEEDGEIKKETKYSYNTEWKSEVVNSRNFDREIGHKNPSAMAVESFTAVSPNVQVGSFVLSKGLVDRIDDFKQLSLSHLEDPHADVTRRENYFYHSDNPRRPEVGDLRVSFFYAGLSEDDPHLGSADRVTVIARQRGDQLVPYHTKSGDVLEILYPGDLSVEEVFQKEQEGNTMKTWALRAAGWLSMFVGISLMTRIFYTLVDWFPVVRELVSVGLKVFAVCVASSLSLLTISVGWLFYRPLWALLLMLLSAVPILVARTRVLPKKQQ
- the TMEM43 gene encoding transmembrane protein 43 isoform X1, with protein sequence MSRNQFSDPGSSRKEHVKVTSEPKPGFLERLSETSGGMLIGLVTFLLAFYVLFTNEGRALRTARSLDEGLSLVVPLDSIHSISQQNEGRLVHLAGALSTSKPLFDPSYGLSIQAVKLKRNVEMYQWVEYEDSKEYEEDGEIKKETKYSYNTEWKSEVVNSRNFDREIGHKNPSAMAVESFTAVSPNVQVGSFVLSKGLVDRIDDFKQLSLSHLEDPHADVTRRENYFYHSDNPRRPEVGDLRVSFFYAGLSEDDPHLGSADRVTVIARQRGDQLVPYHTKSGDVLEILYPGDLSVEEVFQKEQEGNTMKTWALRAAGWLSMFVGISLMTRIFYTLVDWFPVVRELVSVGLKVFAVCVASSLSLLTISVGWLFYRPLWALLLMLLSAVPILVARTRVLPKKQQ